Proteins co-encoded in one Papaver somniferum cultivar HN1 chromosome 5, ASM357369v1, whole genome shotgun sequence genomic window:
- the LOC113278336 gene encoding CASP-like protein 1E2 has translation MADQSGYKNSIDGTPTTNGSNRANKRSVATSDYVLRCLAFATTLVAVIVMAVGKQTKTVPVTLLPNLPPINVEAHAKWQYMSAFVFFMVINIAACVYSALTLILAIANRFGSKGMDLAVILLDIIILSLLFAANGAAAAVGVLGYHGNTHTQWKKVCNVFDSYCHHAAASIILSLVAALMFVLLLALAASRLHKRCL, from the exons ATGGCTGATCAGAGTGGATACAAGAATTCCATAGATGGAACACCAACAACAAATGGAAGCAATAGGGCTAACAAAAGGAGTGTTGCAACTTCTGATTACGTTCTTAGGTGTCTAGCCTTTGCTACTACTTTGGTAGCTGTTATAGTGATGGCTGTTGGTAAACAAACTAAGACTGTTCCGGTTACTCTTCTTCCTAATCTACCACCGATTAACGTCGAAGCTCATGCTAAATGGCAATACATGTCTGCTTTCGT ATTCTTCATGGTGATAAACATTGCAGCTTGTGTTTACTCAGCTTTGACTCTAATCTTAGCAATTGCAAACCGATTTGGATCAAAGGGAATGGATCTAGCAGTCATTCTCCTCGACATAATCATTTTGTCGCTTCTTTTTGCTGCAAATGGAGcggctgctgctgttggtgtttTAGGCTACCATGGGAACACACACACGCAGTGGAAAAAAGTGTGTAATGTATTTGATAGTTATTGTCACCATGCAGCTGCATCCATCATTTTGTCTTTGGTAGCAGCACTTATGTTCGTGTTGTTATTAGCTCTGGCTGCTTCCAGACTCCATAAGAGATGTTTGTAG